The following are from one region of the Salvia hispanica cultivar TCC Black 2014 chromosome 1, UniMelb_Shisp_WGS_1.0, whole genome shotgun sequence genome:
- the LOC125191389 gene encoding uncharacterized protein LOC125191389, translating to MADNEENNVPHPDPVVQQLQLQLADVVKQLKEKEEQQATVPVQNMYAYREVEDPPIGNDGIDANHFELKPGLLNMAEANAFAGKTNEDPNKHLTKFIQISNTVKLNGVRDEQIRLRLFPFSLRDDARDWYDSMGSGSVKTWDAMVDLFLEKYFPPSEVLKRQAEIIQFQMKPHETIREAWARFKTLLKRCPKHGPSPGHQVVTFYRGCTPDAMRELNWSAGGALLQLGENDAMQVIERVASTDEGWNNERNKSYRVSSVIEDDRIDKMSKQLDLLTTQLGIMEMRQPEPELQGRVDDVNYVHQGGNNMNFNNYRPNQGGGNYNHYGNKVHPNLSYGNPNNVLQPPPGFTVANGMVDEQKKPTTEDILAAFMIQTTKYMEKTDKYMEITNQRLGKVENDVQSLNVHMKSIDTQISKISQAVGVQHQPGQFPAQTINNPKDCKAIHLRGGKSYEGPSMPVEEKKSTPEEDVRAEENSKGKNKVDIQTKKDASARKAAPSLHSYDS from the coding sequence ATGGCGGACAACGAAGAGAACAATGTACCACATCCAGATCCGGTAGTCCAACAACTCCAATTACAACTTGCAGATGTGGTGAAACAgctgaaagaaaaagaggaacaACAAGCCACAGTGCCAGTGCAAAACATGTACGCTTACAGAGAGGTAGAGGACCCACCAATTGGAAACGATGGGATTGATGCCAATCATTTTGAGCTCAAACCAGGATTGCTAAATATGGCTGAGGCTAATGCTTTTGCGGGGAAGACCAATGAAGATCCCAACAAGCATCTTACTAAGTTTATTCAGATCAGTAACACGGTGAAACTTAATGGGGTGAGAGATGAACAAATCAGACTAAGGCTATTCCCATTTTCCTTGAGAGATGATGCTAGAGACTGGTACGACAGCATGGGGTCAGGATCTGTTAAAACGTGGGATGCCATGGTAGACTTATTTTTGGAGAAGTATTTCCCACCCAGTGAAGTTCTAAAGAGGCAAGCAGAGATAATTCAGTTCCAGATGAAGCCTCATGAGACAATCCGAGAAGCATGGGCTAGATTCAAGACACTGCTGAAAAGATGCCCCAAACATGGTCCAAGTCCGGGACACCAAGTCGTAACTTTTTATAGGGGGTGTACTCCAGATGCAATGCGTGAACTGAATTGGAGCGCAGGAGGAGCACTCCTTCAATTAGGAGAGAATGATGCCATGCAAGTGATTGAGAGAGTAGCTTCCACTGATGAAGGATGGAATAATGAAAGAAACAAGTCATACAGGGTGTCCTCTGTTATAgaagatgatagaatagaCAAAATGTCGAAGCAGCTAGATCTGTTGACCACTCAATTGGGGATCATGGAGATGAGACAGCCTGAACCAGAACTGCAAGGAAGAGTTGATGATGTGAACTATGTGCACCAAGGAGGGAACAACATGAACTTCAACAACTATCGCCCCAACCAAGGGGGTGGTAACTATAACCACTATGGTAACAAGGTGCATCCCAATCTCTCCTATGGGAATCCTAACAATGTTTTACAACCACCACCGGGATTCACAGTAGCTAATGGAATGGTCGATGAGCAGAAGAAGCCTACTACAGAAGATATCTTGGCAGCATTCATGATTCAGACTACCAAGTACATGGAGAAAACTGACAAGTATATGGAGATTACTAATCAAAGGCTGGGAAAAGTTGAGAATGACGTGCAAAGCTTGAATGTACACATGAAGAGCATTGATACTCAGATTAGTAAAATTTCTCAAGCTGTAGGTGTCCAACATCAGCCAGGGCAATTTCCAGCACAGACCATAAACAATCCCAAAGATTGCAAGGCCATACACTTGAGAGGTGGTAAAAGCTATGAAGGACCTTCCATGCCTGTAGAGGAAAAGAAGAGTACTCCAGAGGAAGATGTCAGAGCAGAAGAGAATTCCAAGGGAAAGAATAAGGTGGACATTCAGACCAAGAAAGACGCAAGTGCCAGAAAAGCTGCCCCCTCCCTCCATTCCTACGACAGTTAG